The Vibrio tarriae genome includes a window with the following:
- a CDS encoding NAD(P)/FAD-dependent oxidoreductase: MKRTIVIGAGLGGMSVVYELRQKLPKDHEVILINEHNEFHFIPSNPWVALGERTKEQVVLDLTPYAKKFKIPFNPSGVTQILPDEKTLLAGDGTHYSYDYLVICTGPKLAFETVPGAGPETGYTQSICTVDHAVKAYEAYQALIENPGPVLVGAMQGASCFGPAYEYILTLESQLRKLKIRDKVPITFVTSEPYVGHMGLGGVGDSKALMEHEFRDRGIKWICNARTTSFDPDIAHFEELNRKGEVDFEHHLPFKMAMFLPPFKGSPAIAAVPKLCNPKGFVFTDEFQCNPTYRDIFAAGVCVAIPPLEETPVPVGAPKTGFMIESMTTSIVENILSLERGEPMATRPTLNAVCLADMGDKGAAFVALPQNPPRNTNWTSMGQWVHIAKIAFEKYFIYKVKHGTSEPIYEKYIMGAVGIHRTK; encoded by the coding sequence ATGAAAAGAACCATTGTGATCGGTGCAGGCTTAGGGGGGATGTCAGTCGTTTACGAGTTACGACAAAAACTCCCGAAAGATCATGAAGTCATATTGATCAATGAACACAACGAGTTTCACTTTATTCCTTCCAACCCTTGGGTTGCCTTGGGAGAAAGAACCAAAGAACAAGTCGTTTTGGATCTCACGCCTTACGCTAAAAAATTCAAAATCCCTTTTAACCCATCAGGGGTCACGCAAATCTTACCCGATGAAAAGACCCTACTCGCTGGTGATGGTACCCACTATAGTTATGATTACCTAGTCATCTGCACAGGCCCTAAACTGGCCTTTGAAACCGTTCCGGGAGCAGGACCAGAAACGGGATATACCCAATCAATCTGCACGGTGGATCATGCCGTAAAAGCCTATGAAGCTTATCAAGCGTTAATCGAAAACCCCGGTCCGGTATTGGTTGGGGCAATGCAAGGCGCGAGCTGCTTTGGTCCTGCGTACGAATATATTCTCACCTTAGAGAGTCAACTGCGTAAACTGAAAATCCGCGACAAAGTTCCGATCACCTTTGTCACGAGTGAACCGTATGTCGGCCATATGGGGTTGGGTGGCGTCGGTGACTCGAAAGCACTGATGGAACATGAGTTCCGTGACCGTGGTATCAAATGGATTTGCAACGCTCGAACCACCAGCTTCGATCCCGATATCGCGCATTTTGAGGAGCTAAACCGCAAAGGCGAAGTGGATTTTGAACATCATCTGCCCTTCAAAATGGCGATGTTCTTGCCGCCTTTCAAAGGCTCACCCGCGATTGCGGCGGTGCCGAAACTGTGTAACCCGAAAGGTTTTGTCTTCACTGATGAGTTCCAATGTAACCCTACCTACCGCGATATTTTTGCCGCAGGAGTTTGCGTTGCCATTCCTCCGTTAGAAGAAACGCCAGTCCCTGTCGGCGCGCCCAAAACCGGCTTTATGATTGAATCCATGACCACCAGTATTGTGGAGAATATTCTCAGCTTGGAAAGAGGCGAACCGATGGCCACCCGCCCAACCCTGAATGCGGTGTGTCTTGCCGATATGGGCGATAAAGGTGCTGCGTTTGTGGCGCTACCACAAAACCCTCCACGTAATACTAACTGGACCTCGATGGGGCAATGGGTACACATCGCGAAAATCGCCTTTGAAAAATACTTCATTTATAAGGTCAAACACGGGACTAGCGAGCCAATTTATGAAAAATACATCATGGGTGCGGTAGGAATTCATCGAACAAAATAG